Part of the Bacillus sp. N1-1 genome, GTTGAAGAAGAAAATTAGTAAGGGGTTTTAGCAATGAGTAAACACGTGACGGTGATCGGCGCTGGACTTGCTGGAAGTGAAGCCGCGTGGCAGCTTGCAAAGCGAGGAGTGGATGTTCATCTTTATGAGATGCGTCCAAAGAAGCAAACGCCTGCTCACCATACTGATAAATTTGCGGAGCTTGTGTGCAGTAACTCGCTAAGAGCGAATACGTTAACAAACGCAGTCGGAGTGTTAAAAGAAGAAATGCGAAAGATGGACTCTGTTATTATTAACTCGGCTGATGAATGTGCGGTCCCTGCTGGTGGTGCACTTGCAGTCGATCGCCATGAATTCGCCGCTAAAGTAACGGAGAATGTTAAAAACCATCCTAACGTAACGGTTTTTTCAGAAGAGTGCACAAAAATCCCTGATGGACCAACAATTATTGCAACAGGTCCTCTTACATCGAAAGATTTATCTGATCAGTTGAAGGCGCTAAGTGGTGAAGAGTATTTATACTTCTATGATGCTGCTGCGCCTATCATTGAAACAGAAAGCATTGATATGGACAAAGTGTACAAGAAGTCCCGTTACGATAAGGGAGAAGCAGCGTACTTAAACTGTCCAATGACGGAGGAAGAGTTTAACACGTTCTACGAAGCGCTTATATCCGCTGAAACGGTTCCGTTAAAAGAATTTGAGAAGGAAATTTTCTTTGAGGGCTGTATGCCGATTGAAGTCATGGCCCAACGTGGACAGAAAACGATGACGTTTGGTCCTCTTAAGCCTGTTGGATTAGAAGATCCTCGCACAGGTAAGCGTCCTTATGCGGTCGTGCAACTAAGACAGGATAATGCGTCCGGTACGCTTTACAACATCGTTGGTTTCCAGACGCACCTTAAATGGGGACCACAAAAAGAAGTGATTCGCTTAATTCCGGGTCTTGAGAATGCTGATATTGTTCGTTATGGCGTGATGCACCGGAATACGTTCATTAACTCGCCTAATCTATTAAAACCAACCTATCAGTATAAAGAACGTGAAAATCTCTTTTTCGCTGGTCAAATGACGGGTGTTGAAGGCTATGTTGAATCGGCGGCATCAGGTTTGATCGCTGGGTTTAATGCTGCTCGGCTCATGAATGATGAAGAGCCATTGGTATTTCCTGAAGAAACGGCACTTGGTAGCTTAGCGAATTATATTACGACAGCGAATCCAGATAATTTCCAACCGATGAACGCTAACTTTGGTTTGTTTCCACCACTTGAAACGCGGATCAAAAGCAAAAAAGAACGCAACGAAACGATCGCGAATCGAGCCTTAGAAACAATTCAGAATTTTGTAAAAAGATTGTAAATTTCTATTGCTAAGGCTTCTAAATTGTGTTACGATTTAGAAGCCTTTTGAGGTGATAACGATGAATAACAATCAACAAGCTCATATTCAATCATTTTCTGAGTATCTTCAGATT contains:
- the trmFO gene encoding FADH(2)-oxidizing methylenetetrahydrofolate--tRNA-(uracil(54)-C(5))-methyltransferase TrmFO; the protein is MSKHVTVIGAGLAGSEAAWQLAKRGVDVHLYEMRPKKQTPAHHTDKFAELVCSNSLRANTLTNAVGVLKEEMRKMDSVIINSADECAVPAGGALAVDRHEFAAKVTENVKNHPNVTVFSEECTKIPDGPTIIATGPLTSKDLSDQLKALSGEEYLYFYDAAAPIIETESIDMDKVYKKSRYDKGEAAYLNCPMTEEEFNTFYEALISAETVPLKEFEKEIFFEGCMPIEVMAQRGQKTMTFGPLKPVGLEDPRTGKRPYAVVQLRQDNASGTLYNIVGFQTHLKWGPQKEVIRLIPGLENADIVRYGVMHRNTFINSPNLLKPTYQYKERENLFFAGQMTGVEGYVESAASGLIAGFNAARLMNDEEPLVFPEETALGSLANYITTANPDNFQPMNANFGLFPPLETRIKSKKERNETIANRALETIQNFVKRL